Proteins from a single region of Paenibacillus sp. BIHB 4019:
- a CDS encoding ABC transporter permease, producing MKEMAAVPANQSAVLSRENAARRVKKGRRRRGSKAWLLPLVFGLLFLMAWQTGLFHKLFQLEFYQLPLPSAIASSIQENADMLWRYSLFTGMEIIMGCLVGSLLGLIAASAASFAPKALKGGIAMLAALNAVPIIALAPVMNNWFGSGAASKIAIVSVMTMSTMAVGAYKGLRSIDPMYVELMHVYAASRRSVFIKLRFKNGLPHFFTALKINMSTSIIGAIVGEFFISSRGLGFLLSDQIKLGNMPLAWSCITIAAALGIVLFYLVQFAEKLAIPWHVAQRNR from the coding sequence ATGAAGGAGATGGCTGCTGTGCCTGCCAATCAATCTGCGGTACTGTCGCGGGAGAACGCTGCCCGTCGAGTGAAGAAGGGGCGAAGGCGAAGGGGAAGCAAGGCATGGCTGCTGCCGCTGGTGTTCGGGCTGCTTTTTCTGATGGCTTGGCAAACGGGCCTATTCCATAAGCTGTTTCAGCTGGAGTTCTATCAGCTGCCGCTGCCGTCGGCGATTGCCTCGTCCATTCAAGAGAATGCCGATATGTTATGGCGCTATTCGCTGTTTACCGGCATGGAAATCATCATGGGCTGCTTGGTCGGCTCGCTGCTGGGGCTAATCGCCGCTTCCGCTGCGTCTTTTGCTCCGAAAGCTCTAAAGGGCGGCATCGCTATGCTTGCGGCACTGAATGCCGTCCCTATTATTGCCCTTGCTCCCGTAATGAACAACTGGTTTGGAAGCGGAGCAGCTTCCAAAATAGCTATCGTCTCCGTTATGACCATGAGCACGATGGCGGTCGGGGCCTACAAGGGCTTGCGTTCCATTGATCCCATGTATGTGGAGCTGATGCATGTGTATGCAGCAAGCCGCCGCTCCGTATTTATAAAGCTTCGTTTCAAAAATGGTCTGCCGCATTTTTTTACCGCGCTGAAAATCAATATGTCGACGAGCATCATCGGCGCCATTGTCGGCGAGTTTTTTATATCGTCACGGGGGCTGGGCTTTCTGCTTTCCGATCAAATCAAGCTCGGCAATATGCCGCTTGCCTGGTCCTGCATAACGATTGCCGCTGCGCTCGGCATTGTGCTTTTTTACCTTGTGCAGTTTGCAGAGAAGCTTGCTATTCCGTGGCATGTTGCGCAGCGCAATCGGTAG
- a CDS encoding aminoglycoside 6-adenylyltransferase: protein MADLYEMLQQRIVSWARENDEIQTIYLMGSRARTDKPFDEFSDLDIVIYSTNPNYYFEHNDWLNNIGEVWTSFMYRTAGEDPEKLVLFGGGLQVDFLFCPIAELERLAAVGQVPQGFKRGVKLLLDKTGEGDKLIPETAGPDLPPPITEAAFQQVARQYGFACLYVAKQILRGELWVAGERDHDCKQLLLQMMEWHAKAIHGQNYDTWHAGKFIRDWADAEVIADLKQSFGGFDQLASWKALNVSFELFNRLSLETAQVYHYDYPHSLYANIKMWLQARQVEKDN, encoded by the coding sequence ATGGCGGATTTATACGAAATGCTGCAGCAGCGAATTGTAAGCTGGGCCAGAGAAAACGATGAAATACAGACGATATATTTGATGGGATCGCGAGCAAGAACGGATAAACCGTTTGATGAATTTTCCGATCTGGACATCGTCATCTATTCGACCAATCCAAATTACTATTTTGAACATAATGATTGGCTGAACAATATTGGGGAAGTCTGGACGAGCTTCATGTACCGGACGGCAGGAGAAGATCCTGAGAAATTAGTGCTTTTTGGCGGGGGGCTGCAGGTGGATTTCCTGTTTTGTCCTATTGCTGAACTGGAACGTTTGGCTGCTGTTGGACAAGTGCCGCAGGGCTTTAAGCGCGGGGTGAAGCTGCTGCTGGACAAGACGGGCGAAGGCGACAAATTGATTCCCGAAACAGCTGGCCCTGACCTGCCGCCACCGATTACGGAAGCTGCCTTCCAGCAGGTTGCTAGGCAATATGGGTTTGCCTGCCTGTATGTGGCGAAGCAAATATTGCGCGGTGAATTGTGGGTCGCGGGCGAAAGGGATCACGATTGCAAACAGCTGCTGCTGCAAATGATGGAGTGGCATGCCAAGGCCATTCATGGACAAAACTATGATACTTGGCATGCTGGGAAATTCATCAGAGACTGGGCAGATGCTGAGGTGATAGCGGACTTAAAGCAATCGTTCGGAGGCTTTGATCAGCTTGCTAGCTGGAAAGCTTTGAATGTTTCTTTTGAATTATTCAACCGCCTTTCCTTAGAGACTGCTCAAGTTTATCATTATGACTACCCGCACAGCTTGTATGCTAATATCAAAATGTGGCTGCAAGCGAGGCAAGTGGAGAAAGACAATTAG
- a CDS encoding helix-turn-helix domain-containing protein, protein MALLFIPGRGKDKCLEEFALPDFRFSFQLYGTHWRSAEQGWSYPEHDHPLLEINLVIEGFQKMIINGIPYEQFPGDLVIIPPGYTHESQTSDKEGVTYFSLHLDIEDRSLAYSIFHDPQLFYAAASRVAERLRPILDQLIEASRHSAAMSQLERMKLRTYVLQLIIVMIEHRLEGSDSLELESGLRDESRGPSLEIIKLREQNALESRVQDLFYEQQPELPLDHSLFPPHRWIGLFTLTSPDREFWTKPDRFWAKSLLEDVLAHYGIGVIIVEASRMTAVLFSTDIAVPALEPYIEEARLCLEQKLAVQLAVGLGGVTADLASIRAMYEQSMRIFQGGLPDSTINRTMNEFVHRIIRNAMSHIQYEYANRELSLSMLANRLDVTPNYLSALFTSETGLSFTRHLTQIRMERAKTLLRETNLKIYQICHNTGYSDQAYFSRLFKSLEGVSPYDYRIRSSST, encoded by the coding sequence ATGGCGTTATTGTTTATTCCCGGCCGCGGGAAGGACAAATGTCTGGAGGAGTTTGCGCTGCCGGATTTCAGGTTCAGCTTCCAGCTTTATGGCACACACTGGCGCAGTGCAGAGCAGGGCTGGTCTTACCCGGAGCATGACCACCCGCTGCTGGAAATTAATCTGGTCATTGAGGGTTTTCAGAAAATGATCATTAATGGCATTCCTTATGAGCAATTTCCTGGTGATCTGGTCATTATTCCTCCCGGCTATACGCATGAGAGCCAGACGAGTGACAAGGAGGGAGTCACCTACTTTTCCCTGCACCTGGATATAGAGGATCGCTCGCTAGCATACTCGATTTTTCATGATCCGCAGCTGTTTTATGCGGCTGCTTCTAGGGTTGCGGAGCGGCTGCGGCCGATTCTTGACCAATTGATCGAAGCCTCCCGCCATTCGGCTGCAATGAGCCAACTGGAACGGATGAAGCTGCGGACTTATGTGCTGCAATTGATCATTGTGATGATCGAGCACAGGTTGGAGGGGAGCGATAGCCTTGAGCTTGAGTCAGGACTAAGGGATGAAAGCCGAGGACCCTCGCTCGAAATTATTAAGCTGCGCGAGCAAAATGCGCTGGAATCGCGTGTGCAGGATTTATTTTATGAACAGCAGCCGGAGCTGCCGCTAGACCACTCGCTATTCCCCCCGCATCGCTGGATTGGACTGTTCACATTGACGAGTCCCGACCGTGAGTTTTGGACGAAGCCGGACCGTTTTTGGGCGAAGAGCTTGCTGGAGGATGTTTTGGCCCATTACGGAATCGGCGTCATTATTGTGGAAGCCTCTCGTATGACCGCCGTTCTATTCTCGACAGATATCGCCGTGCCCGCATTGGAGCCGTACATAGAGGAGGCCAGATTATGCCTGGAGCAAAAGCTGGCTGTGCAATTAGCAGTCGGGCTTGGTGGCGTCACTGCAGATTTGGCGTCGATTCGTGCGATGTATGAGCAGAGTATGAGAATATTTCAGGGTGGCCTGCCCGATTCAACGATCAATCGAACGATGAATGAATTTGTGCATCGCATTATTCGAAATGCAATGTCGCACATTCAATATGAATATGCCAATCGAGAGCTTTCTCTCAGCATGCTGGCTAATCGGCTGGACGTGACCCCCAATTATTTAAGCGCCCTATTTACTTCCGAGACGGGGTTATCCTTCACGCGGCATTTGACGCAAATTCGGATGGAGCGGGCGAAGACGCTATTGCGTGAAACGAATCTGAAAATCTATCAAATTTGCCATAACACCGGCTATTCCGATCAAGCTTATTTCAGCCGATTATTTAAATCGCTGGAGGGCGTCAGCCCTTATGATTACCGCATCCGGTCCAGTTCGACCTGA
- a CDS encoding carbohydrate ABC transporter permease — protein sequence MRNRTGRSIVYVLLLLFVGFSIFPFYWMSVISTRTAGEISAIPPKVFYGSRLAENFDKIFNNENVDFLRTMGNTAIIAVSITVSMLLLSSLAGFAFARLHFTGKGFMLLFVLGTLMIPAQFGIIPQYLIITKLHWLNDYRAVIVPGMVSAFGVFFMRQYIEASVPNELVEAGRIDGCRNLQLYALIAVPAIAPAYATLGILTFMGAWNDYLWPSIVMKSNEMLTVQVALLRLDTSSYFQDKSLVMAASVMATLPLFLIFLFFNRQFIAGVTDGAVKG from the coding sequence ATGCGAAATCGGACGGGACGTTCCATCGTTTATGTATTGCTGCTGCTGTTTGTCGGCTTTTCGATCTTTCCTTTTTATTGGATGAGCGTTATTTCTACCCGTACAGCTGGCGAAATTTCGGCGATACCGCCAAAGGTGTTTTATGGCAGCCGCCTGGCGGAAAACTTCGATAAAATTTTCAATAATGAAAATGTCGATTTTTTGCGTACGATGGGCAATACGGCCATTATTGCAGTGAGCATCACTGTATCCATGCTGCTGCTCAGCTCGCTGGCAGGCTTCGCTTTTGCCCGGCTGCATTTTACGGGAAAAGGCTTTATGCTGCTGTTCGTACTCGGGACGCTGATGATTCCGGCACAGTTCGGCATTATCCCGCAATATTTAATTATTACGAAGCTGCATTGGCTGAATGATTATCGCGCCGTTATCGTACCGGGCATGGTTAGTGCCTTCGGGGTGTTTTTCATGCGGCAGTATATCGAAGCTTCCGTTCCCAACGAGCTGGTGGAGGCGGGGCGAATCGATGGCTGCCGAAACCTGCAGCTGTATGCCTTAATAGCTGTTCCGGCAATTGCTCCCGCTTATGCGACACTTGGCATTTTGACCTTTATGGGGGCGTGGAATGACTACTTATGGCCGTCGATTGTGATGAAATCGAATGAGATGCTGACGGTTCAGGTAGCGCTGCTGCGCCTGGATACGTCGTCCTATTTTCAGGATAAGTCGCTTGTTATGGCGGCTTCAGTTATGGCTACGCTGCCGTTGTTTCTAATCTTCCTGTTTTTCAACCGCCAATTTATAGCTGGTGTGACGGATGGAGCGGTGAAGGGCTGA
- a CDS encoding ABC transporter ATP-binding protein, translating to MDTPLENQPVEICIDDISMYFGSGDRKVAALQNVSFDVRQGEFVSLLGPSGCGKSTLLRLMADLLEPTSGQIAIGSQHPREARLRRKFGIVFQSATLFEWRTVKDNIELPMEIMGFKKSEYSKKTMHLLELVGLSKFQNHYPWQLSGGMQQRVAIARALSLDPPLLLMDEPFSALDEFTKERLQLDLLDIKRQTNKTVVFVTHSIPEAVYLSDRIVILSAHPGRVHSIIKVEREEGSFAHNRRSDKFHAMTDLVRSCFHEESDSLDEQIV from the coding sequence ATGGACACTCCGCTGGAAAATCAACCGGTAGAAATTTGCATCGACGACATATCCATGTATTTTGGCAGTGGAGACCGCAAGGTGGCTGCGCTGCAAAATGTAAGCTTTGACGTCCGCCAGGGCGAATTCGTCTCGCTCCTCGGCCCATCCGGCTGCGGCAAATCGACGCTTCTGCGTCTAATGGCCGATTTGCTGGAGCCTACCTCGGGACAAATTGCGATTGGCAGTCAGCATCCCCGCGAGGCGCGCCTGCGCCGTAAATTCGGTATTGTTTTTCAAAGCGCTACGCTGTTTGAATGGCGCACGGTCAAGGACAATATTGAGCTGCCGATGGAAATAATGGGGTTTAAAAAGTCTGAATATTCCAAAAAAACAATGCATTTACTAGAGCTTGTCGGCCTTTCCAAATTTCAAAACCACTATCCATGGCAGCTCAGTGGAGGCATGCAGCAGCGGGTCGCGATTGCCCGAGCCTTGTCGCTTGATCCTCCCCTGCTGCTGATGGATGAGCCCTTCTCTGCACTGGATGAATTTACGAAGGAGCGGCTGCAGCTTGATTTGCTGGATATTAAAAGACAAACGAATAAAACGGTCGTCTTTGTCACACACAGCATTCCTGAAGCGGTGTATTTATCCGATCGGATCGTCATTTTATCAGCTCATCCGGGCCGTGTTCATTCTATTATCAAGGTTGAGCGGGAGGAAGGAAGCTTCGCGCATAATCGCAGATCGGATAAGTTTCATGCGATGACCGATTTGGTACGGAGCTGCTTCCATGAGGAGAGTGATTCGCTTGACGAGCAAATCGTATAG
- a CDS encoding SDR family oxidoreductase, whose translation MNASMKASMKNKIAIVTGASRSTGIGTAICRALAGSGTDIFFTHWQAFDEVEGNGLEQAWPEQLRGELERLGVRASHMEADFSNPDMPSLIMDEVERTLGSPSILINNAAYYVQANFRTLNLELLEQHYVVNNRTTMLLSTEFAKRYEQNQPAGTNGRIIFMVSKGPDADNLAYTATKGALIALIEPLAVGLAPLQITVNGFDPGPTDSGWMDDELKARLLPLFPMGRIGLPEDAAKAICFLASDDAQWITGQIIKSEGGFLGK comes from the coding sequence ATGAATGCTTCTATGAAAGCTTCGATGAAAAATAAAATTGCCATCGTGACTGGCGCAAGCCGCTCCACGGGCATTGGAACAGCAATCTGCCGCGCGCTCGCGGGCAGCGGGACCGATATCTTTTTTACGCATTGGCAAGCGTTTGATGAAGTGGAAGGCAATGGCCTCGAGCAAGCTTGGCCGGAGCAGTTGCGCGGCGAATTGGAACGTTTAGGTGTAAGGGCAAGCCATATGGAGGCTGATTTTTCCAATCCGGATATGCCATCACTTATTATGGATGAGGTGGAGCGGACACTGGGCAGCCCCTCGATTTTAATTAATAATGCGGCCTATTATGTTCAGGCAAATTTTCGGACGCTGAATCTAGAGCTGCTGGAGCAGCATTATGTGGTGAACAACCGGACAACGATGCTGCTCAGCACTGAGTTTGCGAAGCGTTATGAGCAAAACCAGCCAGCAGGGACGAACGGAAGAATTATATTTATGGTTTCCAAAGGACCGGATGCGGACAACCTTGCCTATACGGCTACGAAAGGCGCTTTAATCGCTCTCATCGAGCCGCTTGCTGTGGGACTTGCTCCGCTGCAAATAACGGTCAATGGATTTGATCCAGGGCCGACCGATTCGGGTTGGATGGATGATGAGCTGAAAGCCCGCCTCCTGCCATTGTTCCCGATGGGACGTATCGGTCTGCCTGAGGATGCGGCGAAAGCGATCTGTTTTCTGGCCAGCGACGATGCGCAGTGGATTACGGGACAGATTATTAAATCCGAAGGCGGATTTTTAGGGAAATAA
- a CDS encoding extracellular solute-binding protein, which translates to MRMKQPFTMLLAAGLLAGSLAACSSSNDPSTSGTSENANSPIKLTYWNTNGPGLDGLIKQYQEENKNITLDVQIDEANHKQNLLTALSAGSGAPDIVILTVDDIPQFKKEDYFYNLKDFGADALQKDYLDSRWKQGTSADGSFIFGIPTDSGPMAMMYRIELFEQAGLPTDRDEVSKLVATWDDYFKLGMTIKEKTGKPLTTDAFFGAFLPKIQQGGEFTFFDKDGNLTMDMNPAVKEAWDFSAKLAQAGLTAQQPDFSNDWKVGLDTGDFATMFAPPWMLGLVKQNAPNAKGKWDIAMMPGGSANWGGSFLLIPKQSKHAKEAYAFIKWILAPEQQLSVYESNGNFPSTPGVYKDEAFTAKKDDFFNGAPVGEIYPKAAEQVTLMDSINNWSTITNEIGQQLPNVEKGADPEQTWTELVSKVKSTLAR; encoded by the coding sequence ATGCGAATGAAGCAACCTTTTACCATGCTGCTGGCCGCCGGATTATTGGCAGGCTCCTTGGCTGCTTGCAGCTCCTCGAATGACCCATCTACTAGCGGCACCTCAGAAAACGCTAACTCGCCAATCAAGCTTACTTACTGGAATACGAACGGTCCCGGACTAGATGGACTGATTAAACAGTATCAGGAAGAAAATAAAAACATTACGCTGGATGTGCAAATTGACGAAGCCAACCATAAGCAAAATCTATTGACCGCGCTGTCCGCGGGCAGCGGAGCGCCGGATATCGTTATTTTGACGGTGGATGATATTCCGCAGTTTAAGAAAGAGGATTATTTCTACAATCTGAAGGATTTTGGCGCGGATGCGCTGCAAAAGGATTATCTCGATTCCCGTTGGAAGCAGGGCACAAGCGCGGATGGCAGCTTTATTTTTGGCATACCGACCGATTCCGGCCCTATGGCGATGATGTATCGCATTGAACTGTTCGAGCAAGCAGGGCTGCCTACTGACCGCGATGAGGTATCCAAGCTCGTCGCTACGTGGGATGACTACTTCAAGCTGGGCATGACGATTAAGGAGAAAACGGGCAAGCCGCTGACGACCGACGCCTTCTTTGGCGCGTTTCTGCCTAAAATCCAGCAGGGCGGGGAGTTCACCTTTTTTGACAAGGACGGCAACTTGACGATGGATATGAATCCGGCTGTGAAAGAGGCATGGGATTTCTCGGCTAAGCTTGCACAGGCAGGACTGACTGCGCAGCAGCCAGACTTTTCGAATGACTGGAAGGTAGGGCTGGATACGGGCGACTTTGCGACGATGTTTGCGCCACCATGGATGCTCGGCCTCGTGAAGCAAAATGCTCCGAATGCGAAAGGGAAATGGGATATTGCGATGATGCCCGGCGGCTCAGCGAACTGGGGCGGCTCCTTCCTGCTTATTCCTAAGCAAAGCAAGCATGCGAAGGAAGCTTATGCGTTTATTAAATGGATCTTGGCGCCGGAGCAGCAGCTTTCGGTCTATGAATCCAATGGCAATTTTCCTTCGACGCCGGGTGTATACAAGGATGAAGCGTTCACCGCGAAAAAGGATGATTTTTTCAATGGCGCACCAGTAGGCGAGATTTATCCGAAGGCAGCGGAGCAGGTGACATTAATGGATTCGATTAATAATTGGTCCACCATTACGAATGAAATTGGGCAGCAGCTTCCGAATGTGGAGAAGGGCGCTGATCCCGAGCAAACGTGGACGGAGCTGGTCAGTAAGGTGAAATCAACGCTGGCTCGCTAG
- a CDS encoding Gfo/Idh/MocA family oxidoreductase has product MLKIAVIGAGAISSAHLEAYRTFGERCKVVAICDSYTDKARARLEQFQLEGVKIVADYKELLGEDIDLVSVCTPPYTHAPIAVDLLNDGKHVLVEKPMASSLQECDQMNEAARRSGKILSIVAQNRFKTPMMKLKSVVDSGLMGPIVHAQVDSFWWRGHSYYDLWWRGTWEKEGGGCTLNHAVHHIDALLWMMGQPSEVQAFMTNTSHDNAEVEDLSMAMLRFPQGALGIVTSSVVHHGEEQQLIFQGKQARVSVPWKMKASISRQNGFPIANEELEQQLQKLYEGLPEVEYIGHLGQIDNVLTAIETGAPVLIDGISGRSTLEFITAVYKSASTGEKVVLPLAENDPFYTREGLMANTPRFYEKTASVENFKEAAITTGSSLENKA; this is encoded by the coding sequence ATGCTAAAAATAGCGGTTATTGGAGCGGGAGCCATTAGCTCCGCTCATTTGGAAGCGTATAGAACGTTTGGCGAGCGCTGCAAGGTTGTAGCGATTTGCGATTCTTACACGGATAAGGCGCGAGCGAGACTGGAGCAGTTTCAATTGGAAGGCGTTAAAATTGTAGCTGATTATAAGGAACTGCTAGGGGAGGATATCGATCTGGTATCGGTATGTACGCCGCCGTATACCCATGCGCCTATTGCGGTTGATCTTCTGAACGATGGCAAGCATGTACTCGTGGAGAAGCCGATGGCCTCTTCCTTGCAGGAATGCGACCAAATGAACGAAGCGGCCCGCCGCAGCGGGAAAATCCTGTCGATTGTGGCGCAAAATCGCTTTAAAACGCCGATGATGAAGCTGAAATCGGTAGTAGATAGCGGTCTGATGGGACCTATCGTCCATGCTCAGGTTGATTCCTTCTGGTGGCGAGGGCATAGCTATTACGATTTGTGGTGGCGAGGCACATGGGAGAAGGAAGGCGGCGGCTGTACGCTGAACCATGCGGTGCACCATATTGATGCGCTGCTGTGGATGATGGGCCAGCCTAGCGAGGTGCAAGCATTTATGACGAATACATCGCATGATAATGCAGAGGTCGAGGACCTGTCGATGGCAATGCTGCGCTTCCCGCAAGGGGCGCTCGGCATTGTGACCAGCTCCGTTGTGCACCATGGCGAGGAGCAGCAGCTGATATTCCAAGGCAAGCAGGCCCGCGTGTCCGTTCCATGGAAAATGAAGGCTTCGATCTCGCGGCAGAATGGCTTCCCGATAGCTAATGAAGAGCTGGAGCAGCAGCTTCAGAAGCTGTATGAAGGCCTTCCGGAGGTGGAGTATATAGGCCATCTCGGACAGATTGATAATGTGCTGACCGCGATTGAGACAGGCGCGCCCGTTCTGATTGACGGTATCAGCGGCCGCAGCACGCTTGAGTTTATTACGGCTGTTTACAAGTCGGCAAGCACAGGAGAAAAGGTCGTGCTCCCGCTTGCAGAGAACGATCCCTTCTATACGCGTGAAGGCTTAATGGCGAATACGCCCCGTTTTTATGAGAAGACCGCTTCGGTGGAAAATTTTAAGGAAGCAGCCATTACGACAGGCAGCAGTCTGGAAAATAAAGCATAA
- a CDS encoding sugar ABC transporter permease, with protein MERKRRGGQAARRFNQRISDHISGYLYTLPFFAIFMVFGFYPMLYTIYISLFKWDMLGDRTFVGLRNYRLLLTDDPLFWKSIGNTFLIWFESVPFQILFAILLAVLLNQAFIKGKGVFRFFIFLPNITSLVAVSLIFANVFGVKYGLFNYLLTLLGLDRLDWAGDSWATQLAVAALVFWRYLGFHMVIQLAGLQSIPGDLYEAATIDGASKGQQFFRITIPMLTPTIMFSTLIATTGGLQLFTEPFTFMSDLSGAVAAVNGGTNNQVLTVVMYLYKTAFTDHAFGYSSAIANLLLIIIVIFALFNSLLVGKLRR; from the coding sequence GTGGAGAGGAAGAGGAGAGGCGGGCAAGCCGCCCGCCGATTTAATCAACGTATCAGCGACCATATTTCCGGTTATTTGTACACGCTGCCGTTCTTTGCAATCTTCATGGTTTTTGGCTTTTATCCGATGCTGTATACCATTTATATTTCCTTGTTTAAATGGGATATGCTAGGGGACCGGACGTTTGTCGGGCTGCGGAATTATCGGCTGCTGTTAACGGATGACCCCTTGTTTTGGAAATCGATTGGCAACACGTTTTTAATTTGGTTTGAATCCGTGCCCTTTCAAATTTTGTTTGCGATATTGCTGGCGGTGTTGCTTAATCAGGCATTTATTAAAGGGAAAGGCGTGTTTCGCTTTTTTATCTTTTTGCCGAATATTACCTCGCTCGTAGCGGTGAGCTTGATTTTTGCCAATGTATTTGGGGTGAAATACGGCTTGTTCAATTATTTGCTGACGCTGCTCGGCTTGGATCGATTAGATTGGGCCGGGGATTCATGGGCCACGCAGCTTGCTGTCGCTGCGCTTGTGTTTTGGCGTTATCTCGGCTTCCACATGGTCATTCAGCTGGCCGGGCTGCAAAGCATCCCAGGGGATTTGTACGAAGCCGCGACGATTGATGGGGCCAGCAAGGGACAGCAGTTTTTCCGCATTACGATTCCAATGCTGACGCCAACAATTATGTTCTCGACGCTGATTGCTACAACGGGAGGACTTCAGCTGTTTACGGAGCCGTTTACCTTCATGTCCGATTTGTCGGGAGCCGTCGCGGCCGTTAATGGCGGTACAAACAATCAGGTGCTAACCGTTGTCATGTATTTATACAAAACAGCTTTCACCGACCATGCTTTTGGCTATTCTTCAGCGATTGCCAATTTGCTGCTGATCATCATTGTTATATTTGCTCTATTTAATTCGCTGCTAGTCGGAAAGCTAAGGAGGTAG
- a CDS encoding ABC transporter permease subunit translates to MRRVIRLTSKSYRRWGTSWNVVLWTAGVLLLWEAFAWLIADVWQLLAPASKLPYLHLVLNAAVQYWPVLAEQGAITFGNTLLGFTIGSAVGFLLAVLMSLSRTLEHTLSPYMIASQMVPIIGLAPIIYGIVHDPALSRTLMSGYVTFFPVSLYTLRGLQSIRPEQEELMRSYAASTWTLYMKLKLQASLPGLFAGLKLSAPLAITASIIVELMGAPNGIGVLMISSLYYGNAQVYMFWATVLMSIAIGLLLLAAISMAERLITPWQPEFRSQGRDE, encoded by the coding sequence ATGAGGAGAGTGATTCGCTTGACGAGCAAATCGTATAGGCGATGGGGAACCAGTTGGAATGTAGTTCTGTGGACAGCGGGCGTGCTGTTGCTATGGGAAGCATTTGCCTGGCTTATCGCCGATGTATGGCAGCTGCTGGCTCCAGCTTCAAAGCTGCCTTATTTGCACCTAGTCCTGAATGCAGCTGTGCAGTATTGGCCTGTTTTAGCCGAGCAGGGTGCCATTACATTCGGCAATACGCTTCTAGGTTTCACCATTGGCTCTGCGGTCGGCTTCCTTCTCGCGGTGCTGATGAGCTTATCCCGCACGCTTGAGCATACACTGTCGCCGTATATGATCGCCTCACAGATGGTGCCTATTATCGGGCTTGCGCCAATCATTTACGGCATCGTTCATGATCCGGCGTTGTCGCGAACGCTGATGTCGGGCTACGTCACCTTTTTCCCGGTTTCGCTATATACGCTGCGCGGCTTGCAGAGCATTCGCCCGGAGCAGGAGGAACTCATGCGCTCTTATGCGGCCTCAACATGGACGCTTTACATGAAGCTGAAGCTCCAAGCCTCGCTGCCCGGCCTGTTTGCCGGACTTAAGCTGTCTGCGCCGCTTGCTATAACCGCATCAATCATTGTAGAGCTGATGGGAGCGCCAAACGGCATCGGCGTACTAATGATTAGCTCGCTCTATTATGGGAACGCCCAAGTATACATGTTCTGGGCTACGGTGTTAATGAGCATAGCCATTGGTTTGCTGCTGCTAGCGGCTATTAGTATGGCGGAGCGACTTATTACGCCATGGCAGCCAGAGTTCCGCTCGCAAGGGAGGGACGAGTGA
- a CDS encoding GNAT family N-acetyltransferase, with translation MELQIINESNSADKKAVLNKLIAFNREHFPKELSDRYQEINLILKKEDGAVYGGLLGEVCWNWLEVHILYVDEPLRKLGYGSKLLEEAEELAKAKKCDFIKLDTLSFQALDFYKKHGYEVYGTIDNAGGHQHYYLKKEL, from the coding sequence ATGGAGCTTCAGATCATAAACGAATCAAATTCGGCCGATAAGAAAGCTGTGCTAAATAAACTAATCGCCTTTAATAGGGAGCATTTTCCGAAAGAGTTAAGCGACAGATACCAAGAGATTAATCTGATTTTAAAAAAGGAGGATGGGGCCGTATATGGCGGGCTTCTGGGCGAAGTGTGCTGGAACTGGCTGGAGGTGCATATTTTGTATGTCGATGAGCCGCTGCGGAAATTAGGCTATGGGTCGAAGCTCTTGGAAGAAGCAGAGGAGCTTGCCAAAGCGAAAAAATGCGATTTCATTAAGCTGGACACATTAAGCTTTCAGGCGCTGGATTTTTACAAGAAGCATGGTTATGAGGTGTATGGCACAATAGACAATGCCGGGGGCCATCAGCATTATTATTTGAAAAAGGAGCTTTAG